A window from Tenacibaculum singaporense encodes these proteins:
- a CDS encoding LytR/AlgR family response regulator transcription factor yields MIKYIIVDDEHIAHDIIKGYCDLLPTMELKKHCYDAIEALEYLNKHQVDLIFLDLNMPKLKGFEFLKTLASPPKVIVTTAYKEFALEGYELNIVDYLLKPFGFERFLKAVNKVIGTPQNTQIQNVPKNNTENTNSIFLRSNKKYIQVTLDTIQYIEAAGNYTKIVTTNNTVTIREKISDVLQSLPENDFLQVHKSFAVTKKYIHSIEGNRILIGDHVIPIGKMYKMNIDKLLS; encoded by the coding sequence ATGATTAAGTACATTATTGTAGACGATGAACATATTGCCCACGATATTATTAAAGGCTATTGCGATTTATTACCAACTATGGAACTCAAAAAGCATTGTTACGATGCTATTGAAGCTTTAGAGTATTTAAACAAACATCAAGTAGATTTAATCTTCTTGGATTTAAATATGCCTAAACTAAAAGGATTTGAGTTTTTAAAAACATTGGCTTCTCCTCCTAAAGTAATCGTTACTACAGCCTACAAGGAGTTTGCCCTTGAAGGTTACGAGCTTAATATAGTTGATTATCTGCTTAAACCTTTTGGTTTTGAACGTTTTTTAAAAGCGGTTAATAAAGTAATTGGTACTCCACAAAATACTCAAATACAAAACGTCCCTAAAAACAATACTGAAAATACCAATAGTATATTTCTTCGCAGTAATAAAAAGTATATTCAAGTTACACTTGATACCATTCAATATATAGAAGCTGCCGGAAACTACACAAAAATAGTTACCACTAATAATACGGTTACTATAAGAGAAAAGATATCCGATGTATTACAGTCTCTACCAGAAAATGATTTTTTACAAGTGCATAAATCGTTTGCTGTAACTAAAAAATATATTCACAGTATTGAAGGTAATAGAATTTTGATAGGAGATCATGTTATTCCTATTGGAAAAATGTACAAAATGAATATCGATAAATTATTGAGCTAA
- a CDS encoding BlaI/MecI/CopY family transcriptional regulator, translated as MNELTKAEEQIMQYVWKLDKAFLKDIVEQFPEPKPAYTTISTVVRVLVKKGFLNFETFGKVRQYSPTISKEQYFKKHFKNVIGSFFSGSKSKFAMFFTENEDFNLTELEEIKSLIENKIETLKEKND; from the coding sequence ATGAATGAACTTACAAAAGCTGAAGAACAAATAATGCAATACGTATGGAAGCTAGACAAAGCTTTCTTAAAAGATATTGTAGAGCAATTTCCTGAACCCAAACCTGCTTATACTACTATATCAACAGTAGTACGTGTTTTGGTAAAAAAAGGGTTTCTCAATTTCGAAACCTTTGGTAAAGTACGACAATACTCACCTACTATTAGTAAAGAACAGTATTTTAAAAAGCATTTTAAAAATGTAATTGGTAGTTTTTTCAGTGGCTCTAAGAGTAAGTTTGCTATGTTTTTTACAGAAAATGAAGATTTTAACCTTACAGAGTTAGAAGAAATCAAAAGCCTGATAGAGAATAAAATAGAAACCTTAAAAGAAAAGAATGACTAG
- a CDS encoding peptidoglycan DD-metalloendopeptidase family protein translates to MTSFFIYLAQSSLVFSCLYILYVTVSSKVTFHQTNRFLLLILPIVSLLAPLSYLLTFEAPSTIIQIPQFSEFIENSETVLVDTIEETSTQTYNFKTILFSLYLLGSSFVLLRTLHSLWLLFLLKKQSKVTFSNNFQLIHTNYTSTFSFFNWIFISKHINPTENTLIIEHEKAHVKLKHSIDVLLAETYIVFFWFNPLVYMYRKSLKSIHEYQADSWVLNGTTKTSNYLAVLLQNIEKETATSNSLYSYFNQSVIKKRIDMITKKPTAKVYKLTYSVFIMGAVSLCLAFTKPNTTEKLLPSTTPQLAKGFVLNPPTLFPVQGKSKKDISSTYGKRRNPLKNGKKMMHNGIDIKAPIGTPVIATADGVIAKAADQNKWGNLIVIEHSDGYQTWYAHLQKFNVTKNQSVKKGDVIGYVGNTGASLGAHLHYEVHYKEVQVNPINFIKK, encoded by the coding sequence ATGACTAGTTTTTTTATCTATTTAGCTCAAAGTAGCCTTGTATTTTCTTGCTTGTACATACTCTATGTCACAGTAAGTAGTAAAGTAACTTTTCATCAAACCAATCGATTTTTATTACTCATACTACCTATTGTTTCTTTATTAGCTCCACTATCTTACTTGCTAACATTTGAAGCACCATCAACCATAATACAAATTCCACAATTTAGTGAATTTATAGAAAATAGTGAAACTGTCTTGGTAGATACTATTGAAGAAACAAGTACACAAACCTATAATTTCAAAACCATCCTTTTCAGTTTGTATTTGCTAGGTAGTTCGTTTGTACTTTTACGCACCTTACATTCACTTTGGTTACTCTTTCTTTTAAAAAAGCAATCAAAAGTTACATTTAGCAATAATTTTCAGCTAATACACACCAATTATACCAGTACTTTTTCATTCTTTAATTGGATATTCATTTCTAAACATATAAATCCTACAGAAAATACATTAATAATTGAACACGAAAAAGCTCATGTGAAATTAAAACACTCTATAGATGTGTTACTTGCTGAAACCTATATTGTATTCTTTTGGTTTAATCCGTTAGTGTACATGTATCGAAAATCGTTAAAGTCTATACACGAATATCAAGCAGATAGTTGGGTGTTAAACGGAACCACCAAAACATCTAACTATTTAGCAGTTCTTTTACAAAACATTGAAAAAGAAACAGCAACTTCAAATAGCTTGTATAGCTATTTTAATCAATCAGTAATCAAAAAGCGAATAGATATGATCACAAAGAAGCCTACGGCTAAGGTGTACAAACTCACCTACTCAGTATTCATTATGGGTGCTGTAAGTCTTTGTTTGGCATTTACAAAGCCAAACACAACTGAAAAGCTCTTACCTAGTACAACTCCACAATTAGCTAAGGGGTTTGTGCTTAATCCTCCTACTCTTTTTCCTGTGCAAGGGAAAAGTAAAAAAGACATTAGTAGTACCTATGGAAAGAGAAGAAACCCGTTGAAAAATGGAAAAAAAATGATGCATAACGGTATTGACATCAAGGCTCCAATAGGAACGCCTGTTATTGCTACTGCCGATGGTGTTATTGCCAAAGCTGCTGACCAAAACAAATGGGGAAACCTAATCGTAATTGAACATAGCGATGGGTACCAAACTTGGTATGCACACTTGCAAAAGTTCAACGTTACCAAAAACCAATCTGTTAAAAAAGGAGATGTTATTGGGTATGTTGGTAACACTGGTGCATCTTTAGGCGCACACTTACATTATGAAGTGCATTATAAAGAAGTGCAGGTAAACCCAATAAACTTTATTAAAAAATAA
- a CDS encoding TMEM175 family protein: MKTGRLEAFSDGVLAIVITIMVLEMKAPEDTTFKGLLSVAPVFISYLLSFIYLGIYWNNHHHLMQVTKKVNGGILWANLHLLFWLSLIPFTTSWVGEHENYYEALPVATYGFVLLMSAVAYFILERVLIKYHDDNYALSKLCTNGLKEYASLFLYIVAIPFAYMYTWGAILCYIVVAFIWLVPERRLEALMEEGEA, translated from the coding sequence ATGAAAACAGGTAGATTAGAAGCATTTAGTGATGGTGTTTTAGCTATCGTAATTACCATAATGGTATTAGAAATGAAAGCACCGGAAGATACTACATTTAAAGGATTACTTTCTGTAGCCCCCGTATTTATAAGTTACTTACTAAGTTTTATTTATTTAGGAATATATTGGAATAATCATCACCATTTAATGCAGGTAACAAAAAAGGTCAATGGAGGTATATTATGGGCTAACTTACATTTACTGTTTTGGCTGTCTTTAATTCCATTTACAACAAGTTGGGTAGGAGAGCACGAAAATTATTACGAAGCCTTACCTGTAGCTACTTACGGTTTTGTTTTATTAATGAGTGCTGTAGCTTATTTTATCTTAGAAAGAGTATTGATTAAATACCATGATGATAATTATGCATTATCTAAACTATGCACTAATGGATTAAAAGAATATGCTTCTTTATTTCTATATATAGTGGCTATACCATTTGCTTATATGTACACATGGGGTGCCATACTGTGTTATATTGTGGTAGCCTTTATTTGGTTAGTTCCAGAAAGAAGATTAGAAGCTCTTATGGAGGAGGGCGAAGCGTAA
- a CDS encoding pirin family protein produces MSNTKLIIEERAANIGNFLVGRLLPFRQKRMVGPFIFIDHMGPVKLNEKDNLDVNMHPHIGISTLTFLFEGAIVHRDSIGTEIEITPGAVNWMTAGKGVVHTERTPERLRNSTKRLHGLQIWVALPLNEEQCEPSFAHVSSEKIPSWENDGVQFKLIAGKAFGKQSPVPVYSSLFFIEIKSSEKKTITIGEHLFGESALYILDGSITSDGHTYESKKLLVAKDSTLCSFEIAANSTIYIFGGEPFKEERFIEWNFVASNKELIEQAKEDWKSNKFPSVPKETDRIPLPEQRRFGG; encoded by the coding sequence ATGTCTAATACGAAACTAATAATTGAAGAACGAGCAGCAAATATTGGTAATTTCCTAGTAGGTCGTTTGTTACCATTTAGGCAAAAACGAATGGTAGGCCCTTTTATTTTTATTGATCATATGGGACCAGTAAAACTCAACGAAAAAGATAATTTAGATGTTAATATGCATCCTCATATAGGTATATCAACACTTACTTTTTTGTTTGAAGGAGCTATAGTACACCGTGATAGTATAGGAACTGAAATTGAAATAACTCCGGGAGCTGTAAATTGGATGACAGCAGGAAAAGGTGTAGTACATACTGAAAGAACTCCTGAACGATTAAGGAATTCAACTAAAAGGCTTCATGGTTTACAAATATGGGTAGCTTTACCTCTGAATGAAGAGCAATGCGAACCTTCTTTTGCACATGTTTCTTCAGAAAAGATTCCTAGTTGGGAGAACGATGGAGTACAGTTTAAGCTCATCGCAGGAAAAGCGTTTGGAAAGCAATCTCCTGTTCCAGTATATAGTTCACTATTTTTTATAGAAATTAAATCGAGTGAGAAGAAAACAATTACTATAGGAGAACATTTGTTTGGTGAAAGTGCCCTATATATTTTAGATGGAAGTATTACTAGTGATGGACATACTTATGAGTCCAAAAAATTATTAGTAGCAAAAGATAGTACGTTGTGTAGTTTTGAAATTGCAGCCAATTCAACTATATATATTTTTGGAGGAGAACCTTTTAAAGAGGAGCGTTTTATTGAGTGGAACTTTGTAGCTTCTAATAAAGAATTGATAGAACAAGCAAAAGAAGACTGGAAGAGTAATAAATTTCCTTCTGTACCAAAAGAGACAGATCGAATCCCCTTACCAGAACAGCGACGTTTTGGAGGATAA
- a CDS encoding pirin family protein — MKTRSIEKVVKPGTPHFVGDGFRVHNFIPGSSTMQRMDPFIMLDYNSKYNFPPTDKPKGVGVHPHRGFETVTIAYKGRVEHGDSAGGGGIIGEGDVQWMTAASGVLHKEFHETEWSKTGGEFQMVQLWVNLPAKDKMSPPKYQAIANAEMARIPLANNGGEVEVIAGEYEGNKGPASTFSPVNMFNVKLKKGAKTQLTFPAHYTTSILPVEGSVKINEETDVFQDHFALFANDGDTFTIEALEDTVVLVLSGEPLNEPIAAHGPFVMNTKQELIEAFQDFNTGKFGYLED; from the coding sequence ATGAAAACAAGAAGTATAGAAAAGGTAGTAAAACCAGGAACTCCACATTTTGTTGGAGACGGATTTAGAGTGCATAATTTTATTCCAGGAAGCTCAACGATGCAGCGTATGGATCCATTTATTATGTTAGATTATAATTCAAAATATAATTTTCCTCCAACTGATAAACCAAAAGGAGTGGGAGTACATCCGCACAGAGGTTTTGAAACCGTGACGATTGCCTATAAAGGGCGTGTTGAGCATGGTGATAGTGCAGGCGGAGGCGGAATTATAGGTGAAGGAGACGTACAATGGATGACAGCGGCTTCAGGAGTTTTACACAAAGAGTTTCATGAAACTGAATGGAGCAAAACTGGAGGTGAGTTTCAAATGGTACAGTTGTGGGTAAACCTTCCTGCAAAAGACAAAATGAGTCCGCCAAAATATCAAGCAATAGCAAATGCTGAAATGGCTAGGATACCATTAGCTAATAATGGAGGAGAAGTAGAAGTAATTGCAGGAGAATATGAAGGCAATAAAGGTCCTGCGTCAACATTTTCGCCTGTAAATATGTTTAATGTGAAGTTGAAAAAAGGAGCGAAAACACAATTGACATTTCCGGCTCATTATACTACTTCAATTTTACCTGTAGAAGGAAGTGTAAAGATAAATGAGGAGACAGATGTTTTTCAAGATCACTTTGCATTGTTTGCAAATGATGGAGATACATTTACAATAGAAGCTTTAGAAGATACAGTTGTTCTAGTATTAAGCGGTGAACCATTAAATGAACCTATTGCTGCACATGGTCCGTTTGTAATGAATACTAAACAAGAGTTGATAGAAGCATTTCAAGACTTCAACACCGGGAAATTCGGATATCTAGAAGATTAG
- a CDS encoding Crp/Fnr family transcriptional regulator, with amino-acid sequence MELPNFKKYLIEKGGLSEDDYLQIQSFISLKNVSKSDFLLKEGDVCSHFFFVEKGLLRLYALNEEGKENILQFATENWIVSDRGSVYFQEPSTYYIDAVEDTHVVMLDEGFINKVSEINTDFRRKNEHLLQKHIRQLYKRISQLLGASAKRRYLDFVSMYPDIMLRVPQWMIASYLGITPESLSRVRKSLAEENFKPNN; translated from the coding sequence ATGGAGCTACCTAACTTTAAAAAGTATCTTATTGAAAAAGGAGGATTATCAGAAGATGATTACCTTCAAATACAATCGTTTATTTCTTTAAAAAACGTTTCTAAAAGTGATTTTTTATTAAAAGAAGGAGATGTGTGTTCACATTTCTTTTTTGTAGAAAAAGGTTTGTTACGTTTATATGCCCTAAATGAAGAGGGAAAAGAAAATATTTTACAGTTTGCTACTGAAAATTGGATTGTGAGCGATAGAGGTAGTGTATACTTTCAAGAACCGTCTACTTATTATATTGATGCTGTTGAAGATACACACGTTGTAATGTTAGATGAAGGCTTTATCAATAAAGTATCAGAAATAAATACTGATTTTAGAAGGAAAAATGAGCATTTATTACAAAAACATATTCGTCAATTATACAAACGTATTAGTCAACTACTAGGAGCATCAGCAAAAAGACGTTATCTAGATTTTGTAAGCATGTATCCAGATATTATGTTGCGAGTTCCTCAGTGGATGATTGCTTCTTACTTAGGAATTACCCCAGAAAGCTTGAGTCGTGTTCGTAAATCACTTGCTGAAGAAAACTTCAAACCAAATAATTAA
- a CDS encoding DUF4251 domain-containing protein, giving the protein MKRFVFLISMIFILLSCASSKNATQAEIDNLNALIESKTFEIEAEWAEPMVTNAMAQIANAGLLPIGSNAGNINLVGNSNFFKMKKDTVAAYLPYFGERQAGGSYGGTDIGIEFEGTPEDLVVSEDKENSYKISFKIKDKNTSTENYNVIVRVYPSLSSTIYVNSTQKNSIRYRGKVLKTSKEK; this is encoded by the coding sequence ATGAAAAGGTTTGTTTTTTTAATTAGTATGATTTTTATACTGCTTAGTTGTGCCTCTTCCAAAAATGCAACTCAAGCAGAAATAGATAACTTAAACGCTCTTATAGAAAGTAAAACTTTTGAAATAGAAGCAGAGTGGGCTGAACCCATGGTTACAAATGCAATGGCACAAATAGCTAATGCAGGTTTGTTACCTATAGGAAGTAACGCTGGAAACATTAATTTAGTAGGAAATAGTAATTTTTTCAAAATGAAAAAAGATACTGTTGCGGCATATTTACCATATTTTGGTGAAAGACAAGCTGGCGGATCTTATGGAGGTACAGATATTGGAATTGAATTTGAAGGAACTCCTGAAGATTTAGTTGTATCTGAAGATAAAGAGAATAGTTACAAAATTAGTTTTAAAATAAAGGATAAAAATACATCAACTGAAAATTATAATGTTATAGTTAGAGTATATCCTAGCTTATCGAGTACTATCTATGTAAATAGTACGCAGAAAAACTCAATTAGATATAGAGGTAAAGTACTTAAAACTTCAAAAGAAAAGTAG
- a CDS encoding 1-acyl-sn-glycerol-3-phosphate acyltransferase, with amino-acid sequence MISKFIFHKVLGWKVVGDFPRNLKKYVVIGAPHTSWKDFPIAILARNTIGVKINFIGKASLFKPPFGFIFRALGGAPVDRSKSTNKVDAIVSVFNQHDEFRLALSPEGTRAKVASWKTGFYYIAKGANVPVVMFAFDFKNKQIIIAPPYYLTDDMNADMNHFYDFYRDIKGAKPELFSVPDKE; translated from the coding sequence ATGATATCTAAATTTATATTTCACAAAGTTTTAGGCTGGAAGGTAGTTGGAGATTTTCCAAGAAACTTAAAAAAATACGTTGTTATTGGAGCTCCACATACCAGTTGGAAAGACTTTCCAATTGCTATTTTGGCTAGAAATACTATTGGCGTAAAAATTAACTTTATAGGTAAGGCTTCGTTATTTAAACCTCCTTTTGGTTTTATTTTTAGAGCTTTAGGGGGAGCTCCTGTTGATAGAAGTAAAAGTACGAATAAGGTGGATGCAATAGTATCGGTTTTTAATCAGCATGATGAATTCCGGTTGGCGCTGTCTCCTGAGGGGACTCGTGCTAAAGTAGCTTCATGGAAAACCGGATTTTATTACATCGCAAAAGGAGCCAATGTACCTGTGGTAATGTTTGCTTTCGATTTTAAAAATAAACAAATTATAATAGCACCTCCTTATTACTTAACAGATGATATGAACGCTGATATGAATCATTTTTATGATTTTTATAGAGATATTAAAGGAGCAAAACCAGAGTTGTTCTCTGTACCCGATAAAGAGTAA
- the rmuC gene encoding DNA recombination protein RmuC → MNTTLLLILTAASTLLIGFVIGNLLSKLKFKQQTSDLEKEIVTLQNHQANFEIQKKEKEELFSQQKEDFLNRLDEKTKENSELRREKEFTALELARKNEELKNLQLKLNENKEEVEKLQDKFTKEFENLANKILDEKSNKFTEQNKKNIKDILNPLQEKIQTFEKKVEDTQKESISMHSALKEQLLGLKELNAQMSKETLNLTKALKGDSKTQGNWGELVLERVLEKSGLEKDREYFVQQSFTNDEGKRIMPDVVIHLPDNKKMVVDSKVSLTAYEQYVNSEDDIEKERFVKEHVNSLKRHVEQLSEKKYEDIYKIESPDFVLLFVPIEPAFAVALNEDNTLYNKAFERNIVIVTPTTLLATLRTIDTMWNNEKQQRNALEIARQAGALYDKFQGLLTDLVNIGKKIDGTKADYAAAMNKLVEGRGNLITSVEKLKKMGAKAKKALPEKILERAQDNDE, encoded by the coding sequence ATGAATACCACTCTCTTACTTATTTTGACTGCTGCTAGCACCTTACTAATTGGGTTTGTTATTGGAAACTTACTCTCTAAATTGAAGTTTAAACAACAAACTTCTGATTTAGAAAAAGAGATTGTAACCCTACAAAACCATCAAGCTAATTTTGAAATTCAGAAAAAAGAAAAGGAAGAGTTATTTTCTCAGCAAAAGGAAGACTTTTTAAATAGATTAGACGAAAAAACTAAAGAAAATAGTGAATTACGTCGTGAAAAAGAGTTTACTGCTCTTGAATTAGCTAGAAAAAATGAGGAATTGAAAAATTTACAATTAAAGCTAAATGAAAATAAAGAAGAAGTAGAAAAGCTACAGGATAAGTTTACCAAAGAGTTTGAAAATTTAGCGAACAAAATTCTAGACGAGAAATCGAATAAATTTACTGAGCAGAACAAGAAAAACATAAAGGATATTTTAAATCCGCTTCAAGAAAAAATTCAAACCTTTGAAAAGAAGGTTGAAGACACTCAAAAAGAAAGTATTTCAATGCATTCTGCTTTAAAAGAGCAATTGTTAGGGTTAAAAGAGTTAAACGCTCAAATGAGTAAGGAAACATTAAACCTAACCAAAGCTTTGAAAGGTGATAGTAAAACTCAAGGAAATTGGGGAGAATTAGTCTTAGAACGTGTCTTAGAGAAATCTGGTTTAGAAAAAGACAGAGAATACTTTGTGCAACAATCTTTTACCAATGATGAAGGTAAGCGTATTATGCCGGATGTAGTGATTCACCTGCCAGACAACAAAAAAATGGTAGTCGACTCTAAAGTATCTTTAACTGCTTATGAACAATATGTAAATAGTGAAGATGATATTGAAAAAGAACGTTTTGTAAAAGAACATGTAAACTCATTAAAGCGACATGTTGAGCAGCTTTCAGAAAAAAAGTATGAGGATATTTATAAAATAGAGTCTCCTGATTTTGTATTACTGTTTGTGCCTATTGAACCAGCTTTTGCAGTAGCTTTAAATGAAGACAATACTTTATATAATAAAGCTTTTGAAAGGAATATTGTTATTGTTACTCCGACTACTTTACTAGCTACCTTACGTACTATTGATACCATGTGGAATAACGAAAAACAGCAACGTAATGCTTTAGAAATTGCACGACAAGCAGGTGCTTTATATGATAAATTTCAAGGCTTACTAACCGACTTAGTAAATATTGGTAAGAAAATAGATGGTACTAAAGCCGATTATGCCGCAGCTATGAATAAACTAGTAGAAGGTAGAGGAAACTTAATTACAAGTGTAGAAAAGCTCAAGAAAATGGGAGCCAAAGCTAAAAAAGCGCTACCTGAAAAAATTCTCGAACGAGCTCAAGATAATGACGAATAA
- a CDS encoding outer membrane beta-barrel protein, which yields MKKSILMFAMILATVSASAQFYVSASGGYSISSAGVRFGTETTTAGVENTYGSYGEGMHTQLRGGYFFNDTFGVEVGVGYLNGADQTSLLVDLPAQAQYINIEARGKAYGASASLVYKFTNNIYGRFGALIKVGGKTESDGKIKMALSQTEMLNVDYTQDYEGRLPLGFIGAVGYKYDLSDKVSLFAELEYMGISVTRDTSEITEFSANVNGEARSIEQVKAIFANHPNAQYNPLAAVFNKNIEYVDELPFGANPAGEKQLSQKVPYSSFGINIGATFYFGK from the coding sequence ATGAAAAAAAGTATTTTAATGTTTGCTATGATTTTAGCAACAGTAAGTGCAAGTGCTCAATTTTATGTTTCTGCTAGTGGAGGGTATTCTATATCTAGTGCAGGAGTAAGGTTTGGAACTGAAACAACAACTGCAGGAGTAGAGAACACTTACGGTAGTTATGGAGAAGGTATGCACACTCAATTAAGAGGTGGATATTTTTTTAATGACACTTTTGGTGTAGAAGTAGGTGTTGGGTATTTAAATGGGGCAGATCAAACTTCTCTTTTAGTTGATTTACCTGCTCAAGCTCAATATATAAATATTGAAGCTAGAGGTAAAGCTTATGGAGCATCTGCCTCGTTGGTTTATAAATTTACTAATAACATTTATGGACGTTTTGGAGCCTTAATTAAGGTAGGAGGAAAAACTGAATCTGATGGAAAAATAAAAATGGCACTATCTCAAACAGAAATGCTTAACGTTGATTACACCCAAGATTACGAAGGACGTTTACCTTTAGGATTTATTGGTGCTGTTGGATATAAGTATGACTTAAGTGATAAAGTGTCTCTTTTTGCAGAATTAGAATACATGGGAATTAGTGTTACTAGAGATACTTCAGAGATTACTGAATTTTCAGCAAATGTTAATGGAGAAGCAAGATCTATAGAGCAAGTAAAAGCTATTTTCGCTAATCACCCTAACGCTCAATATAATCCTTTAGCTGCTGTATTTAACAAAAATATAGAGTATGTTGATGAGTTGCCTTTTGGTGCAAATCCAGCTGGAGAAAAGCAATTATCTCAAAAAGTTCCTTATTCTTCTTTTGGAATTAATATTGGTGCTACTTTCTATTTCGGAAAATAA
- a CDS encoding class I SAM-dependent methyltransferase gives MNKNILHTEVQSYINDNLKVNIEQFIFKGSPFKDVSVQELANQIIAKQKSEKKLPTWFHTKNIYYPPKLSIEQTSSEVTAEYKSKLVNGSSIIDITGGFGVDCYAFSKRFKKVVHCEINKELSETVSYNYEQINISNIKSVATDGLEYLKTTSEKFDCIYIDPSRRSDTKGKVFLLSDCLPNVPENLDFLFEKSNTILIKNSPILDITSTINELKCVNEIHVVAVNNEVKELLFLLKKNIKQSVEIKTCNILKNSIQHFSFNTKDSFNFDYSLPLKYLYEPNAAILKSGGFNQVANQQKVNKLHQHSHLYTSENLAEDFPGRIFEINNVFTYNKKKIKKQITETKANVTTRNFPKTVAQIRKETKLKDGGSTYLFFTTNLNNELIVVNCTKID, from the coding sequence TTGAATAAAAATATTTTACACACTGAGGTTCAGAGTTATATTAATGATAACTTAAAAGTAAACATAGAACAATTTATTTTTAAAGGAAGTCCCTTTAAAGATGTCTCTGTTCAAGAACTAGCCAATCAAATTATAGCAAAACAAAAATCAGAAAAAAAATTACCAACTTGGTTTCATACAAAAAACATTTATTATCCTCCCAAACTAAGTATCGAACAAACTTCTTCTGAAGTAACAGCTGAATACAAATCAAAGTTAGTTAATGGAAGTTCTATAATTGATATTACAGGAGGTTTTGGTGTTGATTGTTATGCTTTTTCTAAACGATTTAAAAAGGTTGTACATTGTGAAATAAACAAAGAACTTTCAGAGACTGTTTCTTACAATTACGAACAAATAAACATTTCAAATATTAAATCTGTTGCTACAGATGGATTAGAATATTTAAAAACCACTTCTGAAAAATTTGATTGTATCTATATTGATCCTTCTCGGAGAAGTGACACAAAAGGGAAAGTTTTTTTACTAAGTGATTGTTTACCTAATGTACCTGAAAACTTAGATTTTTTATTCGAAAAATCGAATACGATTCTAATCAAAAATTCTCCTATCCTAGACATTACTTCAACTATTAACGAACTAAAATGTGTAAACGAGATTCATGTTGTAGCAGTGAATAATGAGGTAAAAGAGTTACTTTTTCTATTAAAGAAAAATATTAAACAATCAGTCGAGATAAAAACATGTAATATTTTGAAAAACAGTATTCAACATTTTTCATTCAATACGAAAGACAGTTTTAATTTTGATTATTCTTTACCTCTTAAATATCTTTACGAACCTAACGCTGCTATTTTAAAGTCAGGAGGGTTTAACCAAGTAGCAAACCAACAAAAAGTAAACAAACTACATCAACATTCTCACCTTTATACTTCAGAAAATTTAGCTGAAGATTTTCCGGGAAGAATCTTTGAAATCAACAATGTATTTACCTACAATAAAAAAAAGATAAAAAAGCAAATAACTGAAACTAAAGCAAACGTTACAACACGTAATTTCCCAAAAACAGTAGCTCAAATTAGAAAAGAAACAAAATTAAAAGATGGAGGAAGTACTTACCTTTTTTTTACCACAAACCTTAACAACGAATTAATAGTTGTTAACTGCACAAAAATTGATTAG